The following DNA comes from Hordeum vulgare subsp. vulgare chromosome 3H, MorexV3_pseudomolecules_assembly, whole genome shotgun sequence.
CGCGGAGGAGCTCGGCCCAGCCTGAAGCGTTTGCTCGAACTGCCGCACGAGGCGGGACACTGCTTCATCGCGCTGCCTCCTCCTGGGCACTTCGCTGCACGCGTCACGGACGCGCTCCAGGAAGCGGATGACCTCGGCGCTGCCCGGCGTGGGCTCTGCGACAGCGAGGTACGTGCGGCCATCGTCGGCGGCAAGGACCGCGAACGTGCGCCTGCCGTCGTAGGTGTGATGGTGCCATCGGTGGTGCTCCGGCGCATGGTCGAGGCAGAGCGCCGCCAGCGCACAggccgcctcctcgtcgtcgccaacGTCGCTGGAGCGGAAGTACGATAGCCTGTCCTTCTTACCCCTGGACGTCACGGCCACACAGAAGAAGACGTTGGACTCCACGCCGTCACCTTCGCTGGCGCCGGCGATGGCCTCCTTCATCGGCTCCAGTCGGTGGACGACGAAGCCTCTAGGGTTTGATCGGCGAAAGATCATGCAAACTCCGAAGATTTCGGGACTACATGTACGTGGCTGGCTGGTTGTGGATGTTGCGACCTTGGCAGCTTCAAACTAACATGTGTGATATCACAAGATGCGAGATGCAAAAGTTCTGGAGACAAACGGTGCAGAGTAAAGCTGCTGCAGTAGCAGTCCTTATGCAGAGATGATTTCGGTTTTCTTATAATGTTGCAGATGCACCATTGAAGACAGAGGATATGTGCCTTGTACGGAGGTTGTGGCCAAAGGATAAACAAGCAGACAAGGAAAGAAGCCCCAGAGGTAGAGCATTACAGATAACTTACTTGAGGAGAGAAGCAAT
Coding sequences within:
- the LOC123444749 gene encoding phytolongin Phyl1.2-like; amino-acid sequence: MIFRRSNPRGFVVHRLEPMKEAIAGASEGDGVESNVFFCVAVTSRGKKDRLSYFRSSDVGDDEEAACALAALCLDHAPEHHRWHHHTYDGRRTFAVLAADDGRTYLAVAEPTPGSAEVIRFLERVRDACSEVPRRRQRDEAVSRLVRQFEQTLQAGPSSSAAANSVVLPGDGSWSEHASDKDEEAQPDEGAPRRRPARSSWRRTLWRRHAMAVIGVDVVLCLVLFGVWMAVCHGFSCVQR